From Phycisphaerales bacterium, a single genomic window includes:
- a CDS encoding radical SAM protein: protein MLRACTMCEKRCGIDRTAGQPAPCHLNDQTYCFKRHVSYAEELELIPSYMVYLGGCNFRCRFCVQAPHCFVPDLGSRLEPGEAAADFRRVVGRGAKTINLLGGEPSLHLHTILEIAAENAEAGHEPLPLALNTNMYMSPEVIDLLDGVVDLYIADFKFGTDACAKSIAGMDRYVEVVTRNLLLASARTRVVVRHLVMPGHLECCLNPVAAWMCGHLPAAAFTLMTGYVPAWQAARRTDELGRCLTQEEREKAERLAAALALAPGG, encoded by the coding sequence ATGCTCCGCGCGTGCACGATGTGCGAGAAGCGGTGCGGGATCGACCGCACGGCCGGTCAGCCCGCTCCTTGCCACCTGAACGATCAGACGTACTGCTTCAAGCGGCACGTGAGTTACGCGGAGGAGCTGGAGCTCATCCCCAGCTACATGGTGTACCTGGGCGGGTGCAACTTCCGCTGCCGCTTCTGCGTGCAGGCCCCCCACTGCTTTGTGCCTGATCTGGGGTCGCGCCTCGAGCCCGGGGAAGCGGCCGCGGACTTCCGGCGGGTGGTCGGGCGTGGGGCCAAGACGATCAACCTGCTGGGGGGCGAGCCCAGCCTGCACCTGCACACGATCCTTGAAATCGCGGCCGAGAATGCGGAGGCGGGGCACGAGCCGCTGCCGCTGGCCCTGAACACCAACATGTACATGAGCCCCGAGGTGATCGACCTGCTGGACGGGGTCGTTGACCTCTACATCGCCGACTTCAAGTTCGGCACTGATGCGTGCGCGAAGAGCATCGCGGGAATGGACCGGTACGTCGAGGTGGTCACGCGGAACCTGCTGCTGGCCTCCGCCCGTACGCGGGTGGTTGTAAGGCATCTGGTCATGCCCGGCCACCTGGAGTGCTGCCTGAACCCGGTGGCCGCGTGGATGTGCGGGCACCTGCCGGCGGCGGCCTTCACCCTGATGACCGGGTATGTGCCGGCGTGGCAAGCGGCCCGCCGTACAGATGAACTCGGGCGGTGTCTGACTCAGGAAGAGCGCGAGAAGGCGGAGCGGCTGGCGGCCGCGCTCGCGCTGGCCCCGGGCGGCTAG
- a CDS encoding AAA family ATPase, translated as MTRMNLPNGALPNGAGANGAKAQMVKHARPPAPTVAAAAGATGSGQGADELDVLIRARYPVIYVVSWEEARVEQHLQRIAARRNKALYTWSVTSGLQKVSEPGSPRGKGPTDPIEAMTAIIEQKEPAIYLFKDLNPLLRAPAPPCNVPTIRKVREVAQALSDSYKTMVICSPLMELAPELEKDVTVLDYPLPTPEDLSALLDRIAKDVADNTSVTINLDDKGREALVRAAGGLTLQEAENVFAKTIVKDGSLDASDVSTVFSEKQQIVRKSGLLEYYESTADLKEVGGLDQLKEWLDRRSRAFTEEARVFGLPAPKGVLLVGVQGCGKSLCAKAVSRAWDMPLLRFDVGRMFSSLVGSSEQNVRRAIQVAESIAPAVLWVDEIDKAFAGSSSSGRTDGGTTARVMSTFLTWLNEKQAPVFVLATANDISQLPPELLRKGRLDEIFFVDLPNEAERRAIFEIHLTRRKRSPGSFDLGTLIEASRGFSGAEIEQAIISALYDVFYKGTPLTTEDLLNSIRETVPLSRTMSERIDALREWASGRARFATMPSAEAQPAVVRRKLEV; from the coding sequence ATGACGCGTATGAACCTGCCGAACGGGGCGCTGCCGAATGGCGCGGGGGCGAACGGCGCGAAGGCGCAGATGGTGAAGCACGCCCGACCGCCGGCGCCGACGGTTGCTGCCGCGGCGGGCGCGACGGGGAGCGGACAGGGCGCGGATGAGCTCGATGTGCTGATCCGGGCGCGGTACCCGGTGATCTACGTGGTCTCGTGGGAGGAGGCGCGGGTGGAGCAGCACCTGCAGCGGATCGCCGCGAGAAGGAACAAGGCGCTGTACACGTGGTCGGTCACCAGTGGGCTGCAGAAGGTGTCCGAGCCCGGATCGCCGCGGGGGAAGGGACCGACGGACCCGATCGAGGCGATGACGGCGATCATCGAGCAGAAAGAGCCCGCGATCTACCTGTTCAAGGACCTCAACCCGCTGCTGCGGGCGCCGGCGCCGCCGTGCAACGTGCCGACGATCCGAAAGGTGCGGGAGGTGGCGCAGGCGCTGTCGGACAGCTACAAGACGATGGTGATCTGCTCGCCGCTGATGGAGCTGGCGCCGGAGTTGGAGAAGGACGTTACGGTGCTGGACTACCCGCTGCCCACGCCGGAGGACCTGTCGGCGCTGCTGGACCGCATCGCGAAGGACGTGGCGGACAACACCAGCGTGACGATCAACCTGGACGACAAGGGGCGTGAGGCCCTGGTGCGGGCCGCGGGCGGGCTCACGCTGCAGGAGGCGGAGAACGTCTTCGCCAAGACCATCGTCAAGGACGGCTCGCTGGACGCAAGCGACGTGTCCACGGTGTTCTCGGAGAAGCAGCAGATCGTGCGGAAGAGCGGGCTGCTGGAGTACTACGAGTCCACGGCCGACCTCAAGGAGGTCGGTGGGCTGGACCAGCTGAAGGAGTGGCTCGATCGGCGCTCGCGGGCGTTTACCGAGGAGGCGCGGGTGTTCGGGCTCCCGGCGCCGAAGGGCGTGCTGCTGGTTGGCGTGCAGGGGTGCGGCAAGAGCCTGTGCGCCAAGGCCGTGAGCCGCGCGTGGGACATGCCGCTGCTGCGGTTTGACGTGGGCCGGATGTTCTCGAGCCTGGTGGGGTCCTCGGAGCAGAACGTGCGGCGGGCGATCCAGGTGGCGGAGAGCATCGCCCCGGCGGTGCTGTGGGTGGACGAGATCGACAAGGCGTTCGCGGGGTCGAGCAGCTCGGGGCGCACCGACGGCGGCACCACCGCCCGCGTGATGAGCACGTTCCTGACGTGGCTGAACGAGAAGCAGGCGCCGGTGTTCGTGCTGGCCACGGCCAACGACATCTCGCAGCTGCCGCCGGAGCTTCTGCGCAAGGGACGCCTGGATGAGATCTTCTTCGTGGACCTACCCAACGAGGCGGAGCGGCGGGCGATCTTCGAGATCCACCTCACCCGCCGCAAGCGCAGCCCGGGGTCGTTCGACCTGGGCACGCTGATCGAGGCCTCGCGCGGGTTCAGCGGGGCCGAGATCGAGCAGGCGATCATCAGCGCGCTGTACGACGTGTTCTACAAGGGCACGCCGCTCACGACCGAGGACCTGCTGAACAGCATCCGTGAGACGGTGCCGCTGTCGCGCACCATGAGCGAGCGGATCGACGCGCTGCGCGAGTGGGCGTCGGGGCGGGCGCGTTTCGCCACCATGCCGTCGGCCGAGGCGCAGCCGGCGGTGGTCCGCCGCAAGCTGGAAGTCTGA
- a CDS encoding DUF1257 domain-containing protein produces MSTVCILTPVVIGSWPAIASAVFGAASAMGFSVAASSVPVSADPDQSVTTEVANSQVLAELMARGEKISIQRHGTTIEVGVDARGRCTVCASGKGLSKSQLRAIGEEVSGRIVQQFAYHKLMTELKARGFKVQSEEVSGDHSIHVRVSAGS; encoded by the coding sequence ATGAGCACAGTGTGCATTCTGACACCGGTGGTGATCGGTTCCTGGCCGGCGATCGCATCCGCGGTATTCGGGGCCGCGAGCGCCATGGGGTTCAGCGTGGCTGCTTCCTCGGTCCCGGTGTCCGCTGACCCGGACCAGTCGGTAACCACCGAGGTGGCCAACAGCCAGGTGCTCGCCGAGCTGATGGCACGCGGCGAGAAGATCAGTATCCAGCGTCACGGGACCACCATCGAGGTCGGCGTTGACGCCCGGGGGCGGTGCACGGTGTGCGCCAGCGGCAAGGGTCTCTCGAAGTCGCAGCTCCGCGCCATCGGCGAGGAAGTCTCCGGGCGCATCGTGCAGCAGTTCGCGTACCACAAGCTCATGACCGAACTGAAGGCCCGCGGATTCAAGGTGCAGTCCGAGGAGGTCTCGGGGGATCACTCGATCCACGTCCGTGTCTCGGCCGGGAGCTGA
- a CDS encoding DUF2997 domain-containing protein — MKKPQFDITIGKDGKVTVKVHGVSGSKCLELSDMVKQIVGHEESRTLTGEYYGGGDVRYDTQDHTHTSG, encoded by the coding sequence ATGAAGAAGCCGCAGTTCGACATCACCATTGGCAAGGACGGCAAGGTGACCGTCAAGGTGCACGGCGTCTCGGGCTCCAAGTGCCTCGAGCTCTCCGATATGGTCAAGCAGATCGTCGGGCACGAGGAGAGCCGCACATTGACCGGCGAGTACTACGGCGGCGGCGATGTGCGGTACGACACGCAGGACCACACGCACACCTCGGGATGA
- a CDS encoding tetratricopeptide repeat protein, which translates to MNGRFSRLEVEARETALEPPQQALDPAQLGNTVRTSSTDMQLADDAYRHGRFELALQMYTKALGKNQSLVAAWVGQVQMLVELGEYPEARLWADKALELFRNNGDLLAAKARASARQRDHSAAMACIDAAVQSSGSSPLRWVVRGEVLLPQNAARARDCFEKALTEPNADWFDRVIVARTYLFHKRGVLAMDMARAAVGLRADHGYCWYVLGGAQQLVGWADQAATSYQRALDLCPSLTQARDALRALRSRSLTQRLTGRIGGLFKR; encoded by the coding sequence ATGAACGGACGCTTCTCGCGGCTGGAGGTCGAGGCGCGCGAGACAGCCCTTGAGCCTCCGCAGCAGGCGCTCGACCCCGCGCAGCTGGGCAACACCGTCCGCACCAGCAGCACCGACATGCAACTCGCGGATGACGCCTACCGGCATGGCCGGTTTGAGCTGGCCCTGCAGATGTACACGAAGGCGCTCGGGAAGAACCAGTCGCTGGTGGCAGCGTGGGTGGGGCAGGTGCAGATGCTGGTGGAGTTGGGCGAGTACCCCGAGGCACGCCTGTGGGCCGACAAGGCCCTGGAGCTCTTCCGCAACAACGGCGACCTTCTCGCGGCCAAGGCGCGGGCGTCCGCCCGCCAGCGCGACCACTCCGCCGCCATGGCGTGCATCGACGCGGCGGTGCAGAGCTCGGGTTCTTCCCCGCTGCGGTGGGTGGTGCGGGGCGAGGTGCTGCTGCCGCAGAACGCCGCCCGCGCCCGCGACTGCTTCGAGAAGGCCCTGACCGAGCCCAACGCGGACTGGTTTGACCGCGTGATCGTGGCGCGCACGTACCTCTTCCACAAGCGCGGCGTGCTGGCGATGGACATGGCAAGGGCCGCGGTGGGCCTGCGTGCGGACCATGGCTACTGCTGGTACGTGCTCGGGGGCGCGCAGCAGCTGGTGGGCTGGGCGGACCAGGCCGCCACGAGCTATCAGCGGGCGCTGGACCTGTGCCCCTCGCTCACACAGGCGCGGGATGCTCTGCGGGCGCTGCGTTCGCGCTCGCTCACCCAGCGGCTCACCGGGCGCATCGGGGGTTTGTTCAAGCGATGA
- a CDS encoding PilT/PilU family type 4a pilus ATPase encodes MKLKTIIISAREHKASDAHILVGFPPMFRISGDIVASRGGAVTAEQISGMLEDAMTPAQRERLDKEWGVCVSVVVPEVGRARVTVYKRNGQYELAVRMSEPVVRTRQELRLPAIVDDLARKSHGLVLLTGPTGVGKTTTFHYMLDLINAERAAKIITIEDPVEYVHAFKRSIVVQQEMLTDVTSFTSALRHVLRQDPDVIGVGEMRDRDTIYTALMAAETGHLVIATLHTPGAVDVVQRLVSAFPEGEQSEVLYMLANSLQGVVAQQLLPRAVGKGQVLACELLIATPAVRNHIRENAGHKLYSEIQAGARHGMVTMDNALLELYQRGEISYDTTLGAARHPENIKKAASS; translated from the coding sequence ATGAAGCTCAAGACGATCATCATCTCCGCCCGCGAGCACAAGGCCAGCGACGCCCACATCCTCGTCGGCTTCCCGCCCATGTTCCGCATTTCGGGGGACATCGTGGCCTCCCGCGGCGGGGCGGTCACGGCCGAGCAGATCTCGGGAATGCTCGAGGACGCGATGACGCCCGCCCAGCGCGAGCGGCTGGACAAGGAGTGGGGCGTGTGCGTCTCGGTGGTCGTGCCCGAGGTCGGGCGCGCCCGCGTCACCGTCTACAAGCGCAACGGCCAGTACGAGCTCGCCGTCCGAATGAGCGAGCCGGTGGTCCGCACCCGCCAGGAGCTGCGGCTTCCCGCCATCGTTGACGACCTCGCCCGCAAGTCCCACGGCCTCGTGCTGCTCACCGGCCCCACGGGCGTGGGCAAGACCACCACCTTCCACTACATGCTCGACCTCATCAACGCCGAGCGTGCCGCCAAGATCATCACCATTGAAGACCCGGTGGAGTACGTGCACGCGTTCAAGCGCTCGATCGTGGTGCAGCAGGAGATGCTCACGGACGTGACCAGCTTCACCTCGGCCCTGCGGCACGTGCTGCGGCAGGACCCTGATGTCATCGGCGTTGGCGAAATGCGCGACCGCGACACGATCTACACGGCCCTCATGGCCGCGGAGACAGGCCACCTGGTGATCGCCACGCTGCACACCCCGGGCGCCGTGGACGTGGTGCAGCGGCTGGTCTCGGCGTTCCCTGAGGGGGAGCAGTCGGAGGTGCTGTACATGCTGGCCAACTCCTTGCAGGGAGTGGTGGCGCAGCAGCTCCTGCCGCGGGCGGTGGGGAAGGGGCAGGTGCTCGCGTGCGAGCTGCTCATCGCCACGCCCGCCGTGCGCAACCACATCCGCGAGAACGCAGGCCACAAGCTGTACAGCGAGATCCAGGCCGGTGCGAGGCACGGCATGGTGACCATGGACAATGCCCTCCTTGAGCTCTACCAGCGTGGCGAGATCAGCTACGACACCACCTTGGGGGCGGCACGTCATCCTGAGAACATCAAGAAGGCTGCCAGCAGCTGA
- a CDS encoding FG-GAP repeat protein has protein sequence MNRTFTWTAITAATLALAAGTARAQCDSLDVITPSDPELNQNFGNKIATFGTTMVVGAYADDGAAGANQGAVYVHTRTGRFWTQAQKLTAGGNAQMNDYFGKAVDLDGTTIVVGAPGHTVQGHAGAGMVFVFNYTQAAGWNYAFGFPNPDPAANENFGADVAVHGDHMMIGAPGDDEAGVDAGAIYFYRKVNGNWQFVDRLANSNHTWAGMRAGEIIDLHGNTAIAGFPSAFSYGHADNGAVCVWRRQANGHWTRESVIMRNDSRMGTEVAAGPNIIAWSSGVSGTGWVESMRNNTPDDVSIEWGDEPNSLQYHVYDNDPNDQPEHFGASLWIGANNDLLVGATGGRTRAYLFPNAAWQATRRVATIPGAPSLGASVAMAGTTMLVAEPTYANGALTSAGGVRTYNEVSPLNGADRCADAVAITPGTYTGCTASASGDVKYICTNTPTQFSADVYYLIEAESTGLMTLDTAGSNFDTVLAVYNGCEGAMLECNDDAPGLNYQSRVTLLLNKGQTYAVRIAGYNGAIGQFQLNVDQECGTADFNWDGDTGTDQDIEAFFACLGGNCCPTCGSADFNGDGDYGTDQDIEAFFRVLGGGAC, from the coding sequence ATGAACCGCACGTTCACCTGGACCGCCATCACTGCCGCCACGCTCGCGCTCGCCGCCGGGACCGCCCGGGCCCAGTGCGACAGCCTGGACGTCATTACCCCCAGCGACCCGGAGCTCAATCAGAACTTCGGCAACAAAATCGCGACCTTCGGCACCACGATGGTGGTGGGGGCGTACGCCGATGACGGGGCCGCGGGCGCCAATCAGGGCGCGGTGTACGTGCACACCCGCACGGGCCGGTTCTGGACGCAGGCGCAGAAGCTGACGGCCGGCGGCAACGCGCAGATGAACGACTACTTCGGCAAGGCGGTCGACCTTGACGGCACCACCATCGTCGTGGGCGCGCCCGGCCACACCGTGCAGGGGCACGCCGGGGCCGGCATGGTGTTCGTGTTCAACTACACGCAGGCGGCGGGCTGGAACTACGCCTTCGGCTTCCCCAACCCCGACCCCGCGGCCAACGAGAACTTCGGCGCCGACGTCGCCGTCCACGGCGACCACATGATGATCGGCGCTCCCGGCGATGACGAGGCGGGCGTGGACGCGGGCGCGATCTACTTCTACCGCAAGGTAAACGGCAACTGGCAGTTCGTGGACCGCCTCGCCAACAGCAACCACACCTGGGCCGGGATGCGCGCGGGCGAGATCATCGACCTCCATGGCAACACGGCCATCGCCGGCTTCCCCAGCGCCTTCAGCTATGGGCACGCGGACAACGGCGCGGTGTGCGTGTGGCGGCGGCAGGCCAACGGCCACTGGACGCGCGAGTCGGTGATCATGCGGAACGACTCCCGGATGGGCACCGAGGTCGCGGCCGGGCCCAACATCATCGCGTGGTCCTCGGGCGTGAGCGGCACGGGGTGGGTGGAATCCATGCGCAACAACACGCCCGACGACGTGTCGATCGAGTGGGGCGATGAGCCCAACTCGCTGCAGTACCACGTCTACGACAACGACCCCAACGACCAGCCCGAGCACTTTGGCGCCTCGCTGTGGATCGGGGCCAACAACGACCTCTTGGTGGGCGCGACGGGCGGGCGCACGCGGGCGTACCTGTTCCCCAACGCCGCGTGGCAGGCGACGCGCCGGGTCGCGACCATCCCGGGAGCGCCGAGCCTGGGCGCTTCCGTAGCCATGGCGGGCACCACCATGCTCGTCGCCGAGCCCACCTACGCCAACGGGGCCCTGACCAGCGCCGGCGGCGTCCGCACCTACAACGAGGTGTCGCCGCTCAACGGCGCGGACCGCTGTGCCGACGCGGTGGCGATCACGCCCGGCACCTACACCGGCTGCACGGCGAGCGCGTCGGGCGACGTCAAGTACATCTGCACCAACACGCCCACGCAGTTCTCGGCGGATGTGTACTACCTCATCGAGGCGGAAAGCACGGGCCTCATGACGCTGGACACCGCCGGGTCCAACTTCGATACCGTGCTGGCCGTGTACAACGGGTGCGAGGGGGCCATGCTGGAGTGCAACGACGACGCCCCCGGGCTGAACTACCAGTCGCGCGTCACCCTGCTGCTCAACAAGGGCCAGACCTACGCGGTGCGGATCGCGGGCTACAACGGCGCGATCGGGCAGTTCCAGCTGAACGTGGACCAGGAGTGCGGCACGGCCGACTTCAACTGGGACGGGGACACTGGCACCGACCAGGACATCGAGGCGTTCTTCGCCTGCCTGGGTGGCAACTGCTGCCCCACCTGCGGCAGCGCCGACTTCAACGGCGATGGTGACTACGGCACCGACCAGGACATCGAGGCCTTCTTCCGTGTGCTGGGCGGCGGGGCCTGCTGA
- a CDS encoding sigma-70 family RNA polymerase sigma factor, which produces MTTPAPHEVTQLLNAISGGDSRASAELLPLVYEELRKLARSYMARESAAQTLQPTALVHEAYIRLLGGQDLGWDSRGHFFGAAAMAMRRILVERARARGRIKRGGDRARVELGDEPMREEPTGTDLLALDEALDKLQRYDPRKCEVVMLRYFAGLGVDETAAAMGLSSATVRNEWTFARAWLLRTMSGAAEPAT; this is translated from the coding sequence ATGACCACCCCCGCCCCCCATGAGGTCACGCAGCTCCTCAACGCGATCAGCGGCGGGGATTCGCGTGCTTCGGCTGAGCTGCTCCCCCTCGTGTACGAGGAGCTCCGCAAGCTCGCCCGCTCCTACATGGCCCGTGAGAGCGCCGCCCAGACTCTGCAGCCCACCGCCCTCGTGCACGAGGCTTACATCCGACTGCTGGGAGGCCAGGACCTTGGCTGGGATTCACGCGGGCACTTCTTCGGGGCCGCGGCCATGGCCATGCGGCGGATCTTGGTCGAGCGGGCGCGGGCCCGCGGACGCATCAAGCGGGGCGGCGATCGCGCCCGCGTCGAGCTGGGCGACGAGCCCATGCGGGAAGAGCCCACCGGCACAGACCTCCTCGCGCTCGACGAGGCCCTTGACAAGCTGCAGCGCTACGACCCCCGCAAGTGCGAGGTGGTCATGCTCCGCTACTTCGCCGGTTTAGGCGTGGACGAAACGGCCGCGGCCATGGGCCTCTCCAGCGCCACCGTCCGCAACGAGTGGACATTCGCCCGCGCCTGGCTGCTCCGCACCATGAGCGGGGCCGCGGAGCCCGCGACGTGA
- a CDS encoding serine/threonine-protein kinase: MSHDPRRAEALFLELADGGPKTRAALLEERCADDPALRSEVEALLKFHDGAGEFLNDPVPLSDGLNTFAPQHDAGETLGPGTRVGEYTIERLLGEGGMGVVYVARQERPSRTVALKVIRRGYTTPSLLRRFEHEAEMLGRLQHPGIANIFEAGSAPLTGEGVEPGRGGNLAYIAMEFIDGLPLHQHAREHALDTRARLALLARVCEAVHHAHQRGVIHRDLKPANILVDRAGQPKVLDFGVARAADADLRVTTMQTGIGQLIGTLPYMSPEQVLADPREVDTRSDVYALGVILYQLLTGRLPLDLASRSIPEAARIIRDESPARLSAVSRVFRGDIETIVAKAMDKDKARRYQSAAELAEDLNRYLAGEPIAAKQDSALYVLRKQIGRHRVAAASAGALLILVVAFAVYASWQAHRDRARAEREMGLRAEAQVAQSTAEAAQRTAERHREAAAASAEELAHQLSLSTIDRGRLLAMLGNTLGAEELIWGEYIKHPESRAAYWALVEVYSAAPIRRTIRNVSHLVKPLYFPDGQTVALAHARGVVAFYTPDLATRVAELKVADGVISATAVSPDGALLAAATQEGGLSIVRVQDGEHLARWSYPEARVQSLKFTADGRSIVSGDLAGTVRLHDVSAPGSAGRTLLFPSQPGAIRDIAVSRSGLIAASCFHKLVQVWNPDGTPLHSLTIEDRPNGLAFTPDGAFLLAATPGALIRIDTATWETQPFPQGTATHANRLSLSADGTKLLVVGAQLELWDGAAMKPTTSFNRSEQVMLHGALAPSGDSMIVIEPTGLARLWETRRRSGEQVWTAAESGWITGAEFSPDGQSIITVCQGARPSIGLWALPNGVRADRFDPALTNLRAAAFSPDGSRLATIASSGRVTIYDAAALTPTTSPSPTQLAAFDGPDRAPVLCFDARAEYLFAEGMGGAVLYNLAAGTTRRLTSSGGNYGAAAALPSTSGAREIVAVGGPQALAVWDLNTGTVVRSAAAESFTTDVAVARDGDTIAHPGSGRDIILRRTDTLAVTATISGHRERVLTVAFSPDGTLLASGGLDGDVHLWEVSTGRQLATLRRGRTQVSRVRFSPDGTYLLCTGQDGQVRLLNLQHYRQHIEGNRDAWRQELEQQATQGSR, from the coding sequence GTGAGCCATGACCCGCGACGGGCGGAGGCGCTTTTCCTGGAGCTGGCCGACGGCGGCCCCAAGACTCGCGCCGCGCTGCTTGAGGAACGCTGTGCGGACGACCCCGCCCTCCGCTCCGAGGTAGAGGCGCTTCTCAAGTTCCACGACGGCGCGGGCGAGTTCCTCAACGACCCTGTCCCCCTCAGCGACGGCCTCAATACGTTCGCGCCCCAGCATGATGCGGGGGAAACGCTGGGGCCGGGCACGCGCGTGGGCGAGTACACGATCGAGCGGCTCCTGGGCGAGGGCGGGATGGGCGTCGTCTACGTGGCCCGGCAGGAGCGGCCCAGCCGCACCGTCGCGCTGAAGGTCATCCGGCGCGGCTACACCACGCCCTCGCTGCTCCGCCGTTTCGAGCACGAGGCCGAGATGCTCGGCCGCCTTCAGCACCCCGGGATCGCCAATATCTTCGAGGCCGGCTCCGCGCCACTCACCGGCGAAGGGGTGGAGCCCGGGCGCGGCGGCAATCTTGCCTACATCGCCATGGAGTTCATCGACGGCCTGCCTCTGCACCAGCACGCCCGCGAGCACGCGCTCGACACACGCGCACGGTTGGCGCTGCTGGCCCGCGTGTGCGAGGCCGTGCACCACGCCCACCAGCGCGGCGTCATCCACCGCGACCTCAAGCCCGCGAACATCCTGGTGGACCGCGCCGGTCAGCCCAAAGTCCTGGACTTCGGCGTCGCGCGCGCCGCGGACGCCGACCTCCGCGTTACCACCATGCAGACGGGGATCGGCCAGCTCATTGGCACGCTGCCGTACATGAGCCCGGAGCAGGTCCTTGCCGACCCGCGCGAAGTGGACACGCGTAGCGATGTCTACGCCCTTGGCGTGATCCTCTACCAGCTCCTCACCGGCCGTCTCCCGCTGGACCTTGCCAGCCGCTCGATACCCGAGGCGGCCCGCATCATCCGCGACGAGTCGCCCGCCCGCCTGAGCGCCGTCAGCCGCGTCTTCCGCGGCGACATCGAGACGATCGTCGCCAAAGCGATGGACAAGGACAAGGCCCGCCGCTACCAGTCGGCGGCCGAGCTCGCCGAGGACCTCAATCGCTACCTGGCGGGCGAGCCCATCGCCGCCAAGCAGGATTCGGCCCTCTATGTCCTGCGCAAGCAGATCGGACGGCACCGTGTCGCCGCCGCCTCCGCCGGAGCTCTCCTCATCCTCGTCGTCGCCTTCGCGGTGTACGCCTCCTGGCAGGCCCACCGCGACCGCGCCCGCGCCGAGCGCGAGATGGGCCTCCGAGCCGAGGCTCAGGTCGCACAGTCGACCGCCGAAGCCGCGCAGCGCACGGCCGAGCGTCACCGCGAGGCCGCCGCGGCGTCCGCGGAGGAGCTCGCCCATCAGCTCTCCCTCAGCACCATCGACCGCGGCCGGCTGCTCGCGATGCTGGGCAACACCTTGGGCGCGGAGGAGCTGATCTGGGGCGAGTACATCAAGCACCCTGAGTCCCGCGCTGCTTACTGGGCTTTGGTGGAGGTCTACTCCGCCGCGCCCATCCGACGCACCATCCGCAATGTCTCGCACCTTGTGAAGCCGCTGTACTTCCCCGACGGCCAGACCGTCGCCCTCGCGCACGCCCGCGGCGTCGTCGCTTTCTACACGCCTGACCTCGCTACCAGGGTCGCAGAGCTCAAGGTCGCCGACGGCGTGATCAGCGCCACCGCCGTGTCCCCTGACGGCGCCCTGCTCGCGGCCGCGACGCAGGAAGGCGGGCTCTCCATCGTGCGCGTTCAGGACGGCGAACACCTTGCCCGCTGGTCGTACCCCGAGGCACGCGTGCAGTCGCTCAAGTTCACGGCGGACGGGCGCTCAATCGTGAGCGGAGACCTCGCGGGCACCGTCCGCCTGCACGATGTCTCTGCACCAGGCAGCGCGGGGCGCACGCTCTTGTTCCCCTCGCAGCCCGGGGCCATCCGTGACATTGCGGTCTCCCGCTCGGGCCTCATCGCGGCCTCCTGCTTCCACAAGCTCGTGCAGGTGTGGAACCCCGACGGGACGCCGCTCCACAGCCTGACCATCGAAGACCGCCCCAACGGTCTGGCCTTCACGCCCGATGGGGCATTCCTGCTTGCCGCCACCCCCGGCGCTCTGATCAGGATCGACACAGCGACCTGGGAGACGCAGCCCTTCCCACAGGGCACGGCCACGCACGCCAACCGCCTCTCCCTCAGCGCCGATGGAACAAAGCTGCTCGTTGTGGGCGCCCAGCTCGAGCTCTGGGACGGGGCTGCCATGAAGCCCACCACGAGCTTCAACCGCAGCGAGCAGGTGATGCTGCACGGGGCTCTCGCGCCGTCGGGTGATTCGATGATCGTCATCGAGCCCACCGGCCTCGCGCGCCTGTGGGAGACGCGCCGGCGCTCGGGCGAGCAGGTCTGGACCGCGGCGGAGAGCGGCTGGATCACCGGCGCCGAGTTCAGCCCCGACGGTCAATCCATCATCACCGTCTGCCAGGGGGCCAGGCCCAGCATCGGCCTATGGGCGCTGCCAAATGGCGTTCGCGCCGACCGCTTCGACCCCGCTCTCACAAACCTCCGCGCCGCGGCGTTCAGCCCCGATGGCAGCCGCCTGGCCACCATCGCCAGCAGCGGCCGCGTCACCATCTACGACGCGGCTGCGCTGACCCCCACTACCAGCCCCAGCCCGACGCAGCTCGCGGCCTTCGACGGGCCTGACCGCGCCCCGGTGCTCTGCTTCGACGCCCGTGCCGAGTACCTCTTCGCCGAGGGCATGGGCGGTGCGGTGCTCTACAATCTCGCGGCCGGCACCACCAGGCGCCTCACATCCAGCGGCGGCAACTACGGCGCCGCCGCGGCCCTGCCCTCAACATCGGGAGCGCGCGAGATCGTGGCGGTGGGCGGGCCGCAGGCGCTGGCGGTGTGGGACCTGAACACCGGCACCGTCGTCCGCAGTGCCGCCGCGGAGAGCTTTACCACCGATGTCGCCGTCGCCCGCGACGGCGACACCATCGCACACCCAGGCAGCGGCCGCGACATCATCCTCCGCCGCACCGACACGCTCGCGGTGACCGCCACGATCTCCGGCCACCGCGAGCGCGTGCTCACCGTTGCGTTCAGCCCCGACGGCACCCTCCTGGCCAGCGGCGGCCTGGATGGCGACGTCCACCTGTGGGAAGTGTCAACCGGCCGCCAACTCGCGACCCTCCGCCGCGGCCGCACCCAGGTATCCCGGGTCCGCTTCTCGCCCGATGGGACGTACCTGCTCTGCACGGGCCAGGACGGGCAGGTCCGCCTGCTGAACCTGCAGCACTACCGCCAGCACATTGAGGGGAACAGAGACGCATGGCGGCAGGAGCTCGAGCAGCAGGCCACGCAAGGGTCACGCTGA